A genomic window from Cupriavidus metallidurans CH34 includes:
- a CDS encoding cysteine-rich CWC family protein yields MTDPSTIQTGQLRPVEHCSRCGAAFVCGYVAGLPECWCASLPLLPSRKIVAGQHCLCPTCLRQRQDDVPQDAVAPD; encoded by the coding sequence ATGACCGATCCGTCGACGATCCAGACAGGCCAGTTGCGCCCGGTCGAACATTGCAGCCGTTGCGGCGCCGCGTTCGTCTGTGGCTACGTGGCCGGGCTGCCCGAATGCTGGTGCGCCAGCCTGCCGCTGCTGCCGTCGCGCAAGATCGTGGCGGGCCAACATTGCCTGTGTCCAACCTGCCTTCGGCAGCGGCAGGACGACGTCCCCCAGGACGCCGTTGCTCCAGATTGA
- a CDS encoding LysR substrate-binding domain-containing protein, with the protein MNSLRGIDLNLLVVLEALLAERHISRAALRLQLSQPAVSHSLARLRQLLDDPLLVRGQGGLVLTARAHELAAPLAEALAQVRILLGPGGFQPATARRTFKLAMSDYGSLVVLPRLLRTVRKAAPNIDLTVTQGSLETMTAQVADGQIDLAFGAFAFEPEGVRTAVLFDDDFACAVDAATVRDTGRLDHVAYLARSHVLVTAATERGDAIDAAVTRLGGRRKIACTVPHWSVAPGLILGTNMVLTTARRSLEALADDRLAIFEAPFTIPGFAFCMIWPAKADADPGLTWLRERVLQAVAPEAESSDAISLRG; encoded by the coding sequence ATGAATAGCCTTCGTGGAATCGACCTCAACCTTCTGGTGGTGCTGGAAGCGCTGCTTGCGGAACGCCATATTTCGCGCGCCGCACTGCGCCTGCAGCTCAGTCAACCCGCCGTGAGCCACTCGCTGGCGCGGCTGCGCCAGTTGCTCGACGATCCCCTGCTGGTACGTGGCCAGGGCGGCCTGGTGCTGACCGCGCGCGCCCACGAACTGGCCGCGCCACTGGCCGAGGCGCTCGCGCAGGTCCGCATCCTGCTGGGGCCCGGTGGCTTCCAGCCCGCCACGGCCCGGCGGACGTTCAAGCTGGCGATGTCCGACTATGGTTCGCTGGTGGTGTTGCCGCGCCTGCTGCGCACGGTGCGCAAGGCCGCGCCCAATATTGACCTCACCGTCACGCAGGGCAGTCTGGAAACGATGACCGCTCAGGTAGCGGATGGCCAGATCGACCTGGCATTCGGCGCCTTCGCATTCGAGCCGGAAGGCGTGCGCACCGCGGTGCTGTTCGACGACGATTTTGCATGTGCCGTGGACGCCGCAACGGTTCGCGATACGGGCCGGCTAGATCACGTGGCCTATCTGGCGCGCTCGCACGTGCTGGTGACCGCAGCCACCGAGCGCGGGGACGCCATCGACGCGGCCGTGACCCGACTGGGCGGGCGACGCAAGATCGCCTGCACCGTGCCGCACTGGAGCGTGGCGCCCGGCCTGATCCTTGGCACCAACATGGTCCTGACCACCGCGCGCCGCTCGCTGGAAGCGCTGGCAGACGACCGTCTGGCGATCTTCGAGGCGCCGTTCACGATCCCCGGCTTCGCGTTCTGCATGATCTGGCCGGCGAAGGCCGACGCGGACCCGGGACTGACCTGGCTACGCGAACGGGTATTGCAAGCGGTCGCGCCGGAAGCGGAAAGCTCCGACGCGATCAGCCTGCGCGGCTGA
- a CDS encoding copper chaperone PCu(A)C produces MQAKFRAARAASIATLALAGLLASAQAMAQVDVSDAWVRGTVPAQTASGAFMTLHAHQDAKLVGVSSPVGTAELHEMKMENNVMRMRQIPSLDLPKMQDVQLKPGGYHVMLMGLKQQLKAGDTVPITLKFEQNGKVVEQQVSAQVRDMTASAQGGGHGDHKH; encoded by the coding sequence ATGCAAGCCAAGTTCCGCGCGGCCCGCGCCGCATCGATCGCAACCCTCGCCCTGGCCGGTCTGCTGGCCAGCGCCCAGGCCATGGCGCAAGTCGACGTCAGCGACGCCTGGGTGCGCGGCACCGTGCCGGCGCAGACCGCGTCTGGCGCGTTCATGACGCTGCACGCGCATCAGGACGCCAAGCTGGTCGGCGTGTCGTCGCCGGTGGGCACCGCCGAACTGCATGAAATGAAGATGGAAAACAACGTCATGCGGATGCGCCAGATTCCCTCGCTGGATCTGCCGAAGATGCAGGACGTGCAACTGAAGCCGGGCGGCTATCACGTGATGCTGATGGGCCTGAAGCAGCAGCTCAAGGCGGGCGACACGGTGCCCATCACGCTGAAGTTCGAGCAGAACGGCAAGGTGGTCGAGCAGCAGGTGAGCGCGCAGGTTCGCGACATGACCGCTTCCGCGCAGGGTGGCGGCCACGGCGATCACAAGCACTGA